Proteins from one Ahaetulla prasina isolate Xishuangbanna chromosome 2, ASM2864084v1, whole genome shotgun sequence genomic window:
- the LOC131192760 gene encoding zinc finger protein 501-like has product MLENHQNVVSLGNNGQANQDSSELFQAINAKDGREKFGIRMEIESHDRNQSNDWNQESSSSIDALMQDFLAQQEKLREKYTGKSVKLIKAKLQVKEHNLTQNQGEDAIKRHYNGKFILSLGNKSLKSQKVIDTKEKPYKCLECGTFFRTSRQLTSHERIHTGEKLYKCRECGNRFTRCSSLISHKRIHSGEKPYKCMECKKTFAERGNLISHKRIHSGEKPYKCMECGKTFAKRSNLTSHKSIHSGEKPYKCTECGKTFARRDNLISHEVIHTGEKPYKCMQCGKIFTQSSGLSSHKKIHTGEKPYKCMECGKTFTHNSNLRIHKRIHTGEKPFKCMECGKTFAQIGHLISHKMIHTGEKPYKCMECGKTFTRSSGLTMHKKIHTGEKPYKCMQCGKTFRHSSGLSNHKKIHTGEKLYKYMECGITFTQRGNLISHKVIHTGEKPYKCMECRKTFAHNSSLRIHKRIHTGEKPYKCVECGKCFAQSGCLSSHNWIHAREKLYSNSNSS; this is encoded by the coding sequence gtaataatgggcagGCGAATCAAGATTCCTCTGAACTGTTCCAAGCGATCAATGCTAAAGATGGAAGGGAGAAGTTTGGAATTCGAATGGAAATTGAAAGCCATGATAGAAACCAGTCAAATGATTGGAATCAGGAAAGCTCATCTTCCATCGATGCTCTGATGCAAGACTTTCTTGCCCAACAGGAGAAACTAAGGGAAAAATATACTGGAAAAAGTGTGAAGTTAATCAAAGCTAAATTACAAGTAAAAGAACACAATTTAACCCAAAACCAAGGAGAAGATGCTATAAAAAGACATTACAATGGGaaattcattctttctcttgGAAATAAGTCCCTTAAATCTCAAAAAGTGATTGACACAAAAGAGAAAccttataaatgtttggaatgtggAACATTTTTCAGAACAAGCAGGCAACTTACTTCCCATGaaaggattcacacaggggagaagctatACAAATGTAGAGAATGTGGTAACAGGTTCACAAGGTGTAgtagtcttatttcccataaaaggatccattcaggagagaaaccatataaatgcatggagtgcaaAAAGACCTTTGCtgaaagaggtaatcttatttcccataaaaggatccattcaggagagaaaccatataaatgcatggagtgcggaAAGACCTTTGCTAAAAGAAGTaatcttacttcccataaaagtatccactcaggagagaagccgtataaatgtacagagtgtggaaagacctttgctcgaagagataatcttatttcccatgaagtgatccacacaggggagaagccatataaatgcatgcagTGTGGGAAAATCTTTACGCAAAGCAGTGGACTCAGTagccacaaaaagatccacacaggagaaaagccgtataaatgcatggagtgtggaaagacctttactcaCAACAGTAATCTCAGAATacacaaaaggatccacacaggggagaagccatttaaatgcatggaatgtggaaagacctttgctcaaattggtcatcttatttcccataagatgatccacacaggggagaagccgtataaatgcatggagtgtgggaaaaccttTACTCGTAGTAGTGGTCTTACTAtgcacaaaaagatccacacaggggaaaagccgtataaatgcatgcagTGTGGGAAAACTTTTAGGCATAGCAGTGGACTCAGTAaccacaaaaagatccacacaggagaaaagctGTATAAATACATGGAGTGTGGGATAACCTTTactcaaagaggtaatcttatttcccataaggtgatccacacaggggagaagccgtataaatgcatggagtgcagaaagacctttgctcataacAGTAGCCTAAGAATACACAAACGGatacacacaggggagaagccgtataaatgtgtGGAGTGTGGAAAATGCTTTGCTCAGAGTGGATGTCTGTCTTCTCATAATTGGATCCATGCTCGTGAGAAACTATATAGCAATAGTAATTCctcttag